TATAGTTGTACAATATGTCTCGAGTAAGCAACTCCTGCAATTCAGAACGTTTGGTGACTTATAAAGTTGCATTCATGTGCAGATATAAATTTAAAGGCGAGTTCTTTACCAAACAAGGAACCGTCAGGGCTCCATATCACACGGTTGACAGAAACGACAGGTTCTTTCACCAGAGCAGCCTGAAGATACAACTAATTCAGTCACTGTAGattcataacatatataaaagttaacattttgttgttgctatGCATAGGCACCTGCAAGGGCATTGAACATTTACTCAAATCCCAGACTTTGAACGTCTTCTGTACTAATCTTTCGCGAGAACCAACTTCCCACAGCCCGATATCACCTACATTTGTACCAACTGGTACAACAATTCAAACGAATTTAGAAAATTGCtgatgattattattattattattacacaGAAGCACATACAGAGAGCAAGAAACACACCTAGAAGCAGGGTCTGTTTAATTGGATGGAAATCCATGCTCATGGGAGATGAGCCCTGACTCAAAGTTCTCGCAACTGTCTTGGGCAAGTCGTCAGGTGCTTTGAAAGCCGGAGAATGACCATGGGCCTGCCCTGAAAATGACATCGGTAACATGTTCACGCCTAGATTCACCTCGTCAGAGATTCCCATTGGTCTTGTTCTTTTTGAGACATGTTCAGAATCTGCTGACGGGTAGTCTAAAGAAGCATTAGTTGGAGGAGTTCTCGGGTGCTTCAACGCCGCTATACCAAAGATAGGAAAGGAGTTCCATTGTAAGCAAATTGCATAGATCACACAAAGTGTGTCTGAAGAAACATACACATTTGATAAGCAAGTAGTACCTGGGATTGATGGACCACCAAGTGCAATGGCTCCTGCTGAGACAGCTGGATGTGGGACAGAGGATGGACTAGACATCCAACCAGCAAGAGGTGTTGGAACAGGTGACGCCGTTGGTTGAAATGGCTGGAAACATAGAGACAATCAAACACTTGGCCTCaggaaaacataaataaaaatgatagaaaCTAAATTACCCCGTGTGCGCCTAAAGGAGGAAATCCTCCAGCCTTTGGTATCCCTCCAAGCAGTGGATTGTTCACAGGAGATGGAGCTCGTGCGCCATTTGGAGGGCCACAAGAGTGATCCACAAAAAGAGTCTTGATATCTGGATTTGGCCTTGGATTTTTACAAAGCTGGTGTTGCCAATTTAAGCTGCGAGTTATGCAGTAACAAAAGATAGAATGAATTAATATGCCAACAACAACTTGAAGTGAATAAGACAAAAAGATTAAGGGACAAAGCAATAAACCTCTGGTTGATCAAAGTCCTCAGCCTTGAATTTCTAAGAGTAGGGAACTGCAATTTATCACGGAATAAAGGATTCGCCTCAATCAGCTTTTTGAGTTCCACCAACATGATCGCTCTTGCAGACTTGGTGTCCCCATACTTGGATAACTGTTCATTCTCCCTAAAAGTTGATCAAACTCGAAACACTTAATACTCTGCAtcaatctttcttttgaactacggctaagaaaacaaaggcTTTGGACACTACATTAATCCAATATAACATTACCGGAAGTTCTCCAATGTCAAGAGCTGTGTTATTTCCTTGAAAAGCTCCTcattaaaagttgaaaacacTTTCAAATCCTTCACTAGTATATCCACAGCCTTGGGACGATCATGCCTACCAACAAAAAAGTCACCAAGGTCAATCACAAATCagactctttttcttttgctatctcactgaaaggaaaaaaaaaaaacaaatccccAACCATGACTTACTTATCCAAAGCCTCGAGATACTTCTGCTTTCTTATCTCGAAGAATATCTTCATAGAGTATCTATTATCATCTACTTTAGTGAAACCAGAGAGATACTTCTCAACCTCATCCCAATTTCCATTGTGAACCTCATCCTCAAAATACTTCATATTGAAGAAAAACCCAGATTCTTGTTCAAGCCTGAACATGACAAAGCAATAATGCATTAACCAACACAAGAGCTAAACAGGTCAGTTGGTAAATTAGATCCAAGGAAATCTACAGAGCAAAAGAGACATACTTGTGAACAGTCTCTTTAAACTTCTCTTCATCGAGAAACTGTAAGATCAAGAAAACGAGCTCTCTACTAAGAGAAGACATGTTTTCTCTCACTTCCTTAAAAGACTTTTTTCTAACTCAGATGCACAACAACTAACCAAACTATCACCAGATCTGCAATATAAACAATGGCCGAAATGAGCTCAAATCTGAGTTTCCAGATTatggaaattaaaaaacacGAAAAGAGAAGTTAGAAATGAAAGCTAAAAACTTGGAACCTATATCTGAATAATTATCCAGAAACTTCGCATCTCTGCAGATAACggcaaaaaaaagaggaaatttaGGTCTTCCTGGAATTGGAAGATGTGAATTTAATAgcttaaaaaaagaatctttttttACTACATGAAAAAAGCAAATTAATTATCAGAAAGGGGgatgaaaaaataaagcaaaacccagaaaaaagtttgggcaaaaggataaaaaaatatatacaataaaacTCGAAACAGCTAGATTCCATTAACAGAGGCAACAAAGGTAGAAGAAAGAAGCGTGAAGCTTACTCAccataaagagagagagatcgatgaagaagaagaagaagaccacaGAGACGAAAGAGGTGATGGATTGATTTTTggactctttttctctctatcgaaaaaaggaaacttgaaagaaagcaaaactaaattaaaaagcttcttcttctctctctctctctctctctctatctagAGAAAAAGggattttctctctcttcgaGATATATATACGGACATTAAAACTTGCAGAAATGGAGATTTTAATAAGAGAAGGTGACAGATAATTGGATGCTGATAAAATAAGTTAGCTATCACTCTAAGAAAAGCTAACTGCGATAAGCAGGAATGATAAGTAGAACTGCTTATAACTACGACTTGATCGGCTACATTTCTCGACGTTATCGGCTCGGAATATTAGTTGCCAGCTGTACTCCACAGAGGTGTGATCCACTCCTTCGCGATGAGTTTTACACCTATCTGGAAAACCGTCGATTTTGTCAGATGGCGCGGAGGACGGAGATCTAACGGCTAGAGTTTCATTCAATGTGTCAGACTTGTCTCCAGATCCCTCGTGGCACGACAAAGCTTTTTATATTGAGTCATTGCCCTCAAGTTTGACTAATATTTACGGATATGACATTGAAGAGCCAATTGCTCTTGAGATGCGTTAACTCATCGAACATCACGTGATGGAGAAATGTTCAACTCGTAAAGATGCTACGTCGTCTTTCTTCTCGGCGAGATACgaaatatgatttataaactCGGTTTATCACGATTTATACGATATGGCTGATGTTcctcatataaaaaaaacaagaacaaaactaatactactaaatatttcaatattataGTATTGTTTGAACATTTCTTGGTCCAACATGTTGCTGAACATTATCATTATTCTTtgataatattattctttatttttaactttttcattaGAGGTTAATTTAGTGCATGATTGGttgtgaaaaatgtaaacGTAAGGATGTGGATAGTAGTTCCTATTAATTCTTTGTATACACAAGAACCACTTGCATTGACTATTATTGTTAAGATGTTCGTGATAATTTAtactttagttttgtttgtttatagatAGATTGCTACTAGGAGCAGGTGGATCGGAATTAGCTGGATTCTTTCCGTTTAAATAATAGCAGGGGAAGGAAGTACAAGATACTATAGCTTAGAAGTAATAATAACGCAAGGATTAATTGTAAATGAAACCGAATGTGTATTGTTGAAgttataaataacatttttaaaatatattagagGGGTGAAGATATCGATGGAGGATGGGCAATAAATGAGAGTTTGTGTAATTTAGAGTCGCACGTTTGAGTAATTTGACATCTATCCCGTCCAAACACAAACACTGTTGTCTCACCATCACCACACGTAAAGCGATAACATTTTCAAGTACAAACATAAATATGTAATCGTGATTTAcgatttatttaatttagcGTGTGTGTCTatctatttttagttttttttcttacagtaGTTGTCCACTACGACTAGTCTACTACTAACCATCACGAATCGCGAGgtcataaatcataataataattaaaaaaacgatATACAAGTACTGAAATTCTTTAATACGAGCAAAgcataatattttaagtttataaccagtttttttttattttactaaagtGTAATATCATAACTGAGGTAGGTTGGATAAACTAATGAAACGAAGCGTTCAAACCATTTAAGAAACATGataagtattaaaaataaattatactattagaaatatcttatatatctttaaatgttaaaaatattttatttataaaaaatgataggtgtgaagaatatatttttatatatttttaaaaaactggATACgtgttaaaaataatttagaaagcAAACTGTACTTTGTTAAAAGCTTTaatcaaacaatatatattgaaaagaatCGTTATGAGCGCAACACAAATATATTCTAAACAAATTGATTGTAGTCTAATGATTAAGTTAGAATgatatcaagaaaaagaaaaaagttagaaTAATAGAGATTTTGTCATATAGATATCACAGTTAGAATAAAAATCCCATCAAATACAAATCTACACtcttacttttatttttgatagaaaaattctatgtattttacaaatttcGGAGAATTTGCTcgtattaaagaaaataatgcTATGTGTTTAATTCATATCttataactaaaacataatttaaaacttactgtattaattaagagaaaataaaatctgaCTTATTtaatggaaagaagaagaaacaaactatAGCAtcacaataaataaataaataaaggagTTAGAATTGAGCATTGAGGGATAGATGGTGGttgcaatttttttctttaagttaAAAAGCTATCCGGCCAAAAGCAAAGCAAGTGGGTCCCATCCGGCGTATCTGTCCAAAAGTCTCACTATCACGAGATCAGTGACGCTCTGATCAACCTCAGccctaacttcttcttctttctttctttttttcgatTATTATTTCCCCATTTAATGAAAACGAAacgttatttattttaatcattcaCGATTTAATAACGACTGCTAGTACACATCTGCCTCTACTCTATACCGGTAACTGTGCGATAATCCCCCAAATTGAATGATAAATCCAACTTCAgattctctttattttcatttctccATTGACTCTAATATTGAACTCAACTattgaaattttcatttagcAACAAAATTTGCCAAGTACGTATGGCCAAAAATATACTCTAGTATTagaaattgttattttaatcGTCAAGAAAGTGGTCTTTTATTAAGGcattatttattagttttaggGATATGTCGCTTTCCATTAATGTATGTGTCCCCTTCTCTTACACGTTCACATAAAGGTTTTATTGCTTTGCCATTTTCCTTATTCttccttttctctgttttttcttctttttctttttctggttcaaattcttcttcgttttctcaTATCCCGGTCATATGGCAATATATCGATACTAGGTGTTTGACTCAGTTGGTGAtgaaaatatacatataacaGACTTAACAGTATAACACGAACACACGTTATAAAAGGCGTATTTTATGGTCAAACAATGTATATAGAATCTTCATATTCATTTCCTTCAAATTCTggttaaaaaagaagaagaataaatataaGTGTTTCTCGCAATTTTACCGAATATATGATCAGCAACTCATGCACCATACACTctccaagaaaagaaaaacaaatcgaTTTTTGGTGAAGTTCTGATCTTGCAAATCTTTTTGTACAAAACTTAGTGTAATAACTATTATATTTGAtgttaattatgtaaattaCTACTATTCAAACATATACAAATCTTTATTAGATTGgatattttatacatttcaGTCAAATTAAAcgcatatataatttattaagtgtAACAACAACATACTACGGAACCAAGACAAAGGCCTGTTGTAAACTTCATTCTTGAACAAAACGCAATGCAGCCTTTTTCCCCTCCGACTTCAGGCAAACACGGACTTGTTTTGAAGCATACATGTTCATCCTCTTTTATTCCAGAacctatattttatttaatattagttcattcataaaaatgataaaattacgTTCATAGTAAAAATAACAGAATAATCAGCCGGTACCAGAAACGATATCAGATGTTGAACGACAATGAACATAAGATATAACAAAGAGAATGGTGAAAACAAATGCTATCAAATTCTTTTTGGTGATAGccattttatgatattttctgTTTACGATTTTTCTCTATACTCATGCCCATCacacatctatatatacaacagACATGTAAATAGGTATCttttcacacacacacaaaaaaagtatcTTTTATGgtcaaagatgaaaaaaaaaacataatctttCAAGAATTTATTTCCAtaagtcaaaagaaaaataaagaaaagtaattTCTCATTTAAGTAGGTTTTGAACATTAGTACTAAATagcttttattctttttacaCACAGTTGGGGGaaaatttactttttcctGACtataaatctaagaaaattaattgGAAGATTTTCTCCAGTTTCATCTCTGACCAATGTGCATACTGCATAGTGTTGTTACTAATAAGGGAGGAAATAGTTGGCCTATACCCTATTATTAATTGTGatatattttccaatttttttttttttcctattattgagtatatgatatattttgtatCAGTTTTATGTAAATGACATGATCAGGAATCCCTTAAATTTCCAGTTTTTAATAGTAAAAAGTGTATTCTAATATTTACCCTCACTTAATTGTCTTATTTTCGAAGCgatgtttagttttttagtaaaaccaaagcaaagtAGATTCCAAAACACTGGTGTATTAGTACATAATAATACTACGTGTTaactttttagttataaaatacAAGAGTGACCcatacacaaaaaaagtaagatCCCACTGGGTTTTGCTCCTTTCCCACACACCGTGATTGATGGTCACTCTCCATTCTCCACACTCTCACACAATTTCTCGATATTCTCTACATATTACATACCCACCACTCCACTcccatcttttcttttattactCACACAAGCATGGGTTTACTTTATCTGTAATATTACACAAATGTAATCCCCATTTCCTcgaataaaatttgaaaaaatgaataacCCACTGAtattaaatcaatattttgttCTGTGTGTTTTTCACTTTTGACCCTCTTATATTTTCACTTTAATCAGATATAGTCCCTCTTTACGTCTCAACTACCTTAACGACGAAGCCCGCTACTTGcacaaaagtcaaaaaagCCCCCCACTCACTTTTcctctatatatacatcatctcccacacaaacacaaacaaacataaaccTTCTTCAATGGAAGATTGGTGGTTTTCATGGCTCTCTAGAACAAACCTTGAACCTTCTCTCATCCACGAATACGGCCTCTCCTTCTCTCAGAACGAGCTCGAACACGAAGACATTTCTTACTTCGACCACGAATTTCTCCAGAGCATGGGAATCTCTATCGCCAAACACCGTCTCGAGATTCTCAAACTCGCTCGTCGAGATCGCAAGAACTCTCCTCCTCTCACCTCTCGTTCCATCTCCAGAGTCGTGACTGCGATTAAGAAAACCAGGAAATGTTTATCCGATCACGTACGCGCCTGGATCCGCCGTGAAGAAGAGTCGGCGTCGTCTCGAGCTCTGGTGTTGGTGCCGAAGAAGACTAGCAACGGGATTGGGAAGTGGAGAGGTGGATTCCTGAAGAGGAACAAGAGATCTGTGATGCCGAGCAATGGAAATGGTGGATTGGAGAAGCAAGAGAGGTTGTTGTTGACCAATGGGACTCCTTGTAGAATCGATAGCTTCTCAAGTCCCATGGTTTTCGATTACAGTTTCAAGGATGAGAAACTTTACGCTCAAGATACTTATTTTGAAGATATCAAATGGGATTCAATGTTTCAGAATCTCAAACCTACTTAGAAAAATCTCTAAGttctgttttatgttttctctttcagcttcttcttcgttctttATATCAGAATTGATGGTGAGAGATGaggttttagggttcttccaccatgttttcttgattttgtctttgtatGTGATTAGGCTagttaatttttgttagttaacAATTGGAAAATAGAGTTGAGTGGTGGTGTCAGGTGTGTATGTGAGTGTGTGGGGTCATTGTAATGAGTCTGTCTCTCCAGTCTTTGCTTTTGGCCTAAGTCTCTGTTCCAGTCAAAACTTCTTTACAGCTTTTATCActttttactcttttctcAAAAAATGCTCTGTTTACACACATAACCATGACGCTAAGCCTGCCGGAGTGATCTTACTCTTGAGGTAATCGGAAAGATCTTGAGCTCAGGACACTACACAGTCTACACTAGAGCACACAAAACATTGTGCTTCCAAATTTTATCTGTTGTGTGTGTGTCAATTTTCAGATATACCTAAGGGAAGTGTAACTGAAAACCATACCTCAGTTCTTGGCTTCTTGCCACCACAAGTCACAGTAGATTCCATATCTGATGTTACCAAACCAGCAAAATGCTTGTAGCTATTACCAACGCTTTCCTCCCAATGAAGCAACACTTGATGGCATTGGGGTTGTCTGACGCTTCCTTTTCATGGTCGCCATCTTGCGTCATGAAGTTTCTTTCTTGGAGATGGCACTTAGTCATTGCAACCAAGTCCACACCAAATGAAGCTCTTGAACCTTTGCCTGGTACTGAACCAGCAATCCTATCAACCATGCTTACAACAGATCTAATATCACATACTGCAGACGAAAGCGCTTGTGGTGAGATGGATTTCATCTGAAAACAACAGAAAGCAAACATCAAGATCAGAACAATGTTTCCACGGCAAATGAGGGATGGCAGCAATGACACTGCCCTGTTGCAATATACCCTTCAAAATTAGTAACGTTACTTACGGCTCTAATAAGGCGTTCAATAGGCAGCTCAGTAGCACTCGATTTTCCACAAGTACTTGTCAAAGGATTTATAATATTTCCATCAGGACTGGTAAGCTCCGGAAGGAGAGGAGAGGCAGAGATCCCTGGAGTGCCAATTTCAAGGGATTGAAGTACACCTTGCCTGATCTGTTGTACCCTTGACCCAGCACCCTGCATGCTCATTGATTGCATCTGCAGAGTTGTTTGGTCATCATGAGACTGATCTTGAACTGTCTGAGATAGTGGTTGCTGCATAGGCTGAATCTCAGATTTCGTAAGCTGCAGTTTCTGTACTGTCTTCCTCAGACTCTGcatatttaagaaattcatAATGTTGTTCTTGCGATAATCCATACTATCCTTCAAGTCAGGTTTGATATTGCTCTTTGAAAGAGATAGGAAACGTAGCATTCCCTCCAACACTGTCTTGCCTCGTTTCAATTTCTCAAACTGATCTGATCTTTGTTTCTGATGCGAAAGAGAATCCTCCTAGAGAGAAAACGGAACGTATTCagtagaaaagaaacaaacatatagATGAACGTTAAAAGTTTACAACCTCTGTAGGTTTGGGAAGGAATATATCTGTCAGAAGGTTAACTTCTAGTGAACTATCTGTAAGTATAAGAGTCTGACGAACCTTTTACTTTGTTAAATGGGTAACAAGAATCCTAAGTTGTAGGACTTTCATTTGTAACAATGAACTGATCTTGCATTGAATTTGTAAAACTCTTCATAAAGTACTTAGTACTGTTCCAGAGGACGTACACGTGCAAACTAACTTCCTAGGAAGAATGAAAACTGTAACTTACTTGCTGCAACTTGGCTGCTACTCTCTGGTAGATTTCATTGAGGTCTCTTTGATGGATTTGATCTACAAAGAAAAGCAATATAATCATACATACGATTACTCATCATGGTGATATCATCTAGTAACAGAGAGATGATCCTGCTAGTAACAAAGGAATAATCTGGTTGTCGTAGTAATCTTTCAAGTAAGGCATGACATTGCTTCTTTGAAACAGATAGGAATTGTATCATTCTTCGCTCCAACATTGCCTTCAATCTCTCAAATTGCTTTAATCTCTGTTGATGGGTAAAAGAATTCTGCATGAATTCAATAAGAAACCAAACCCTACCCTACTAGTTGACGGAACACTAAAGCACCCACCAAAAACACACCTAATCTCCGAGAAATTaacatttacaaaaaaaaaaagggtctTTATTCATTTTTCGATCATAACTTGATAGGAGGAGCCTGGTAGAAACAGAGCACCGGAGTCAACAACATTGAGGATGAGAGTTCAAAACACATCAGAAGAGAGAAGACCAacataaaaagagagagagacaaaataTCTACAATGCATTTCCTTGATTATTATGAGACTGATCTTGAAGCTGCCTTTGCTGTACTGTCTTCCCAGCCGGTTCTTAGCgtaattaagaaatatataatcCGTTTCTCATAATAGTCCCATCTACAATCCTTTAATATCGGCATGATATTTCTCTTTCGAAGAGATAGGACTTGGATCAATTGCTCTATGTTTGTCTTCATGCTTTGGAACTTGTCAAAGTGCTTTGATCTTTGTTGCTGCGGAAGCGATTCCtcctgaaaaaaacaaacaaactagtATTACTACATCTATACAACTTAAGGCAGAGAGTTAATAGTTGACAGTAACTACATCTTACATGGTTCAACTTGTCTGCAAGTCTCTGGTAAACATCAGTCACATGTGGTAGATAACGCTCTCTCATGGATCTAAGCTGTATAAACAATTACACACCACAATGAATGATCCCGATGATGATTTAAGAAAGgagttttattattatgatgatTATGACTTATGAGTTACCTTTTGGAAAACCTCCTCCCGCCAATcatctccattttcattttccattGTATCTACTATCTAGTGTTGCTAgccaagaaaaataattaaaaagcgAGATTCATTCATCATCAGAAActgtgtaaaaaaaaatacaaaaacctaaaattagAGGTACACAAGTATCATCAATCCATAAAACTAGTTTCTTATGCAAAAGGTTTTGCTATCGACGAATCCATGGGTTTACTATGACACGTAATGAGATAGGTGACTCAAAATAAGGACCTTTTGGCGATGAATCTCCGAGACTTAGAACGGTCcgtttggatttggtttttctcCAAACGTTCTTACgtttcaatctttcttttaataagTGAAACGTAGCAATTAGGGTTAAGGAGAAGAATTAGagatgattgtttttgttttaatcatcttttgattttatagagaaacaaacaagagaGAGCTAAATACAAGGATTAAAAGGCTTCAACAACATTACAATATCAGGTTATTAAGCGAGGCCCAATGACCCAATAATAAGTACTTATCAGGCCCAAGTCTCTTCTGCaaataataagttttttggagtttttttaagttttctattTCACACAGTAAAGGCTAAAAATCGAGTAAAGAGACTTGTAGAAAAACCAGTGAAATCTCCGGCTATTTGTGTGACCAAAATGTTAATTATAGTCattaactaaataaatctCGTTCATGTACTAATTTGTATAGACAATTACACACCACACTGATCACTCCTTGTATCTTCTAACTTGATGACTTTATGATGATAAATCATCAataattacaataaaaaaGTTAGCCATTTggtatatacaaaaaaaaaaaaatgtttcaaacaGCCATTTTATTGTGACAACTGAACAGAGTAAAGAAGTTGAAACTCTTCTGAACGATCTCAAAATGCGTATTACAACAAATCTCAAAATACAACATTCAGCAAGACCCCAAAAAAGGGGTAATTGCACTTCagaattagaagaaaatgacGAATATACTAACAAGATTCACAAAATACATAcaataaagttaaaataatattat
This sequence is a window from Arabidopsis thaliana chromosome 1 sequence. Protein-coding genes within it:
- a CDS encoding Molecular chaperone Hsp40/DnaJ family protein (Molecular chaperone Hsp40/DnaJ family protein; LOCATED IN: endomembrane system; CONTAINS InterPro DOMAIN/s: Molecular chaperone, heat shock protein, Hsp40, DnaJ (InterPro:IPR015609); BEST Arabidopsis thaliana protein match is: Molecular chaperone Hsp40/DnaJ family protein (TAIR:AT2G40995.1); Has 35333 Blast hits to 34131 proteins in 2444 species: Archae - 798; Bacteria - 22429; Metazoa - 974; Fungi - 991; Plants - 531; Viruses - 0; Other Eukaryotes - 9610 (source: NCBI BLink).), with the protein product MAITKKNLIAFVFTILFVISYVHCRSTSDIVSGSGIKEDEHVCFKTSPCLPEVGGEKGCIAFCSRMKFTTGLCLGSVVCCCYT
- a CDS encoding mediator of RNA polymerase II transcription subunit (unknown protein; BEST Arabidopsis thaliana protein match is: unknown protein (TAIR:AT1G15780.1); Has 30201 Blast hits to 17322 proteins in 780 species: Archae - 12; Bacteria - 1396; Metazoa - 17338; Fungi - 3422; Plants - 5037; Viruses - 0; Other Eukaryotes - 2996 (source: NCBI BLink).) codes for the protein MIILLFFVDQIHQRDLNEIYQRVAAKLQQEDSLSHQKQRSDQFEKLKRGKTVLEGMLRFLSLSKSNIKPDLKDSMDYRKNNIMNFLNMQSLRKTVQKLQLTKSEIQPMQQPLSQTVQDQSHDDQTTLQMQSMSMQGAGSRVQQIRQGVLQSLEIGTPGISASPLLPELTSPDGNIINPLTSTCGKSSATELPIERLIRAMKSISPQALSSAVCDIRSVVSMVDRIAGSVPGKGSRASFGVDLVAMTKCHLQERNFMTQDGDHEKEASDNPNAIKCCFIGRKALVIATSILLVW
- a CDS encoding mediator of RNA polymerase II transcription subunit, with protein sequence MENENGDDWREEVFQKLRSMRERYLPHVTDVYQRLADKLNHEESLPQQQRSKHFDKFQSMKTNIEQLIQVLSLRKRNIMPILKDCRWDYYEKRIIYFLITLRTGWEDSTAKAASRSVS
- a CDS encoding Sterile alpha motif (SAM) domain-containing protein (Sterile alpha motif (SAM) domain-containing protein; CONTAINS InterPro DOMAIN/s: Sterile alpha motif homology (InterPro:IPR010993), Sterile alpha motif, type 2 (InterPro:IPR011510); BEST Arabidopsis thaliana protein match is: Sterile alpha motif (SAM) domain-containing protein (TAIR:AT1G80520.1); Has 64 Blast hits to 64 proteins in 13 species: Archae - 0; Bacteria - 0; Metazoa - 0; Fungi - 0; Plants - 64; Viruses - 0; Other Eukaryotes - 0 (source: NCBI BLink).) yields the protein MEDWWFSWLSRTNLEPSLIHEYGLSFSQNELEHEDISYFDHEFLQSMGISIAKHRLEILKLARRDRKNSPPLTSRSISRVVTAIKKTRKCLSDHVRAWIRREEESASSRALVLVPKKTSNGIGKWRGGFLKRNKRSVMPSNGNGGLEKQERLLLTNGTPCRIDSFSSPMVFDYSFKDEKLYAQDTYFEDIKWDSMFQNLKPT